One genomic region from Streptomyces sp. NBC_00582 encodes:
- a CDS encoding DUF5994 family protein, translating into MAVTIDRTTSSRRTPPPAARLSLRPAPGGLDGMWWPRSRALTRELPTLTAALGDLWGRITGVTVHPAYWPVLPHWVSDAGRTVQVDWSTEDQDPHRLTLFSAGGRRDVLVIPPETGAEAAAQLMAGDGIDAPARQQAADRIDARSREEAWETDGGAGRPSSLPRTIGSAGPSPGGRRR; encoded by the coding sequence ATGGCCGTGACCATTGACCGTACGACATCGAGCAGGCGCACGCCGCCGCCGGCGGCCCGGCTGTCCCTGAGACCCGCGCCGGGCGGGCTGGACGGCATGTGGTGGCCTCGCTCCCGTGCCCTCACCCGTGAGCTGCCCACCCTGACGGCCGCACTGGGCGATCTCTGGGGTCGTATCACGGGTGTCACCGTGCACCCGGCCTACTGGCCCGTCCTGCCGCACTGGGTGTCCGACGCCGGGCGCACCGTGCAGGTGGACTGGTCCACCGAGGATCAGGATCCGCACAGACTCACTCTCTTCTCCGCTGGCGGCCGCCGGGACGTGCTGGTGATTCCGCCGGAAACCGGTGCGGAAGCCGCCGCGCAGCTGATGGCCGGCGACGGCATCGATGCCCCGGCCCGGCAGCAAGCAGCTGACAGGATCGATGCCCGAAGCAGGGAAGAAGCCTGGGAGACCGACGGCGGGGCAGGTCGGCCGTCGTCCCTGCCCCGGACCATCGGCTCGGCGGGGCCTTCGCCCGGCGGTCGGCGGAGGTGA
- a CDS encoding magnesium transporter CorA family protein codes for MVTRTRLYHDGTLVLEDFPVGDVPAHLADPASVLWLDLHRPGAAELTMLGQEFGIHELALEDAAQRGQRPKLDRYRTHEFLSAYAVTVSPDGAQLTYSEIAVFLTSQAMITVRKDDGLDIEDVVARWDESPDLAGHGVGFLLHGLLDHLVDGHFAGVRQLDDSIEELEGLLFAAGRREIEAVQRRVFALRKSLVQLRRVVLPMREVVNGLMRPGLHLITDPLVPYYQDVYDHVLRATEWTESLRDLVASVMETNLSVQANSMNLIMKKVTSWAAIIAVPTAITGYYGQNLPYPGFGRESGFITSAAVIVLLSALLYLTFKRKDWL; via the coding sequence ATGGTGACGCGTACCCGGCTGTATCACGACGGCACTCTGGTCCTGGAGGACTTTCCCGTCGGTGACGTCCCTGCGCATCTCGCTGATCCGGCGTCGGTCCTGTGGCTGGACCTGCACCGGCCCGGAGCCGCTGAACTCACCATGCTCGGTCAGGAGTTCGGCATCCACGAACTGGCTCTGGAGGATGCCGCCCAGCGTGGACAGCGGCCGAAACTCGACCGCTATCGCACCCACGAGTTCCTCAGCGCCTATGCCGTGACCGTCAGCCCGGACGGTGCGCAGCTGACGTACAGCGAGATCGCCGTATTCCTCACCAGTCAGGCCATGATCACCGTCCGCAAGGACGACGGCCTCGACATCGAGGACGTCGTCGCCCGCTGGGACGAGAGCCCGGACCTGGCCGGCCACGGCGTCGGATTCCTGCTGCACGGCCTGCTCGACCATCTCGTGGACGGACACTTCGCCGGCGTCCGGCAACTGGACGACAGCATCGAGGAGCTGGAGGGCCTGCTCTTCGCGGCCGGGCGCCGCGAGATCGAAGCCGTGCAGCGCCGGGTCTTCGCACTGCGTAAGTCGCTCGTCCAGCTGCGCCGCGTCGTGCTTCCGATGCGCGAGGTGGTCAACGGGCTCATGCGCCCCGGCCTGCACCTGATCACCGACCCTCTCGTCCCGTACTACCAGGACGTCTACGACCACGTGCTGCGCGCTACCGAGTGGACGGAATCACTGCGGGACCTGGTGGCCTCGGTCATGGAGACGAACCTCTCGGTCCAGGCCAACAGCATGAACCTGATCATGAAGAAGGTGACGAGCTGGGCCGCGATCATCGCCGTTCCCACCGCGATCACCGGCTACTACGGCCAGAATCTCCCCTATCCCGGTTTCGGCCGCGAGTCGGGATTCATCACCTCCGCCGCCGTCATCGTGCTCCTGTCCGCATTGCTGTATCTGACGTTCAAGCGCAAGGACTGGCTCTGA
- a CDS encoding fatty acid desaturase family protein produces the protein MTAHTPPRRPPPPAGGSDFARLSKKIAEAGLMNRRPGYYTVRSIAVAVAYAGGWSAFVVIGAGWWTLALAAFLAMMFGQVALLAHDVAHGQVFRRRRPSETAGRIAGAAIGMGYGWWQDKHTRHHANPNHEDLDPDIAPDLLVWSQDQARAATGLPRLLGRWQAFLFFPLLLLEGVNLHVSSARALGNRALKNRALDGTLLYGHIAAYLTAVFLILPPGMAIAFLAVHQCLFGLYLGCLFAPNHKGMPILTGNDRPDFLRRQVLTARNVRGSWFTDLALGGLNHQIEHHLFPSMPSPHLRRARPLVRRYCQDLGVDYLETGLIASYRQALASLHRAGAPLRRARIGSAPA, from the coding sequence ATGACCGCGCACACCCCTCCCCGTCGCCCGCCTCCCCCCGCAGGCGGCAGTGATTTCGCCCGCCTGTCCAAGAAGATCGCCGAGGCCGGCCTGATGAACCGGCGCCCCGGCTACTACACCGTCCGGTCCATCGCCGTGGCCGTCGCCTACGCCGGGGGCTGGAGCGCGTTCGTCGTCATCGGCGCCGGCTGGTGGACCCTGGCGCTCGCCGCGTTCCTCGCCATGATGTTCGGCCAGGTGGCTCTGCTCGCCCACGACGTCGCGCACGGCCAGGTCTTCCGCCGGCGCCGGCCCAGCGAGACGGCAGGCCGCATCGCAGGGGCCGCGATCGGGATGGGCTACGGATGGTGGCAGGACAAACACACCCGCCACCACGCCAACCCCAACCACGAGGACCTCGACCCCGACATCGCCCCCGACCTGCTCGTGTGGTCCCAGGACCAGGCCCGCGCCGCGACCGGACTGCCGAGGCTCCTCGGCCGCTGGCAGGCGTTCCTCTTCTTTCCCCTGCTCCTGCTCGAAGGGGTCAACCTTCATGTCTCCAGCGCGCGGGCACTGGGCAACCGCGCCCTGAAGAACCGCGCCCTGGACGGCACGCTGCTCTACGGCCACATCGCCGCCTACCTGACCGCAGTGTTCCTCATTCTCCCGCCCGGCATGGCGATCGCGTTCCTGGCCGTCCACCAGTGCCTGTTCGGCCTGTACCTCGGTTGTCTGTTCGCCCCCAACCACAAGGGCATGCCGATCCTGACCGGCAACGACCGCCCCGACTTCCTGCGCCGCCAGGTCCTCACCGCACGCAACGTACGCGGCAGCTGGTTCACCGACCTCGCCCTGGGCGGCCTGAACCACCAGATCGAACACCACCTGTTCCCCAGCATGCCCAGCCCGCACCTGCGCAGGGCCCGGCCCCTCGTCCGCCGCTACTGCCAGGACCTCGGAGTCGACTATCTGGAAACCGGACTGATCGCCTCCTACCGGCAAGCACTCGCCAGTCTCCACCGAGCAGGAGCCCCACTGCGGCGAGCCCGTATCGGCAGCGCCCCAGCATGA